ACGTCGACCTCATGAAGTCCAGCCAGACGTCCCCGATTCGCCTGCAGAGACCGATCCGGCTGACGGGCCTCTCCCCCGGCAAGGCGTACCGGGTCTACGCCCGGGCCTACGACGCCCAGGGCGCGCTCATCTCCGTGGATGCGAGCTCGTACGTGGCGGTCGACCTCGCCACCGACGCCACCACCAAGATTCCCCTGCGCCTGGCCGACAAGTACTTCGCGGCCAGCACCCAGGTCACGCTCTCCAACGGCCAAAGGCCCGCGTACGCCACCGTGGAAACGAGCGTCTGGCGGGCCCAAGGCGGCGGCAGGATCCTGGTGGACGGCACCACCCAGACCCTCCCCAAGCCTCAGCCCTCCACGAAACTCCAGCTGGCGGGCCTCAAGGCCAACACCACCTACTACCTTCATGCCTCCATGCGCGATGCCCAAGGCATCGAGGTGGCCACCGCCTCGTCGACGGCGATCAGCGTTTTTAGCAACGACGCGGTCTCGAACTCCTTCCTTTCCCTCAACGTCCCCCCGACTCCCGTCTTCACGCTCGCGGGCTTGACCAATTCCCCCGGCTTCGTGAACGGCCAAGGAGCCGACGGCGACAACCTCGCGCGGCTCAGCAGCCCCGGCGGGATCGTCCTGGACTACAACACCCTCTACGTGGCGGACACCGGCAACCACGTCATCCGCAGCTTCAACCTCTCCAACCAATCGATCAGCGCCAGCAGCGCACTCAGCACCATCGCGGGCAACGGCCAATCAGGCTTCGCCGACGACGGCTTCAGCGGGCTGAACGCACGCTTCGACAGCCCCGGCGGGATCGCCGTCGACAACAGCGGCACCCTCTACGTGGCCGACACCGGCAACCATCGCATCCGCATGCTCACGAAGAGCGGGGCGGACTGGACGGTCAGCACCATCGCCGGCAACGGCTTCCCCGATTGGGCGGATGGCACGGGGACGTCCGCATGCTTCAACAGCCCCAAGGGGATCGCCGTCGACAACAGCGGCAACCTCTACGTGGCCGACACTGGCAACCATGCCATCCGCAAGCTCACGAAGATCGGAGCGAACTGGCTCGTCAACACCATCGCCGGCAACAGCATGCCAGGCTTCGTCAATGCAACGGGCCCCAGCGCGAAGTTCAACAGCCCCAGCGGCGTCGTCTTCTACAGCGGCAACCTCTACGTCGCGGACACGAACAACCACGCCATTCGCAGGGTCTCGGCCGCGAACGGGGCAGTCGACACCATCGCGGGGGCCGCTCCCGGCATCGCCTTCCCCCCCGCCCAGGAGTTCATCAACGCCATCGGCAACGACGCAAGGTTCAACAGTCCCAGCGGCATTGCCCAAGACGGCAACGGCAACCTCTTCGTGACGGACAGCGGGAACCATGCCATCCGGAAGATCCCGATCAGTAACTTGAACGTCTCGACCCTCACGGGCGCCTTCCTCCAGCCGGGCGCAGGCTTCCAGGACGGCAGCCTCGTGCAGGCCAGGTTCAACAATCCCCTCGGCATCTCCAACTACTACGGGATGAAGCTCTTCGTGGTGGACAGCGGCAACCACGCCATCCGAATGATCACCCCCTGAAATTGCGTCTTCAAGATCCTGTCGGAGAGGCCCTCACGCCCACATCCATCGTTCAATCGCTCATCGTGGCACTGGCATTGAGCCTGGGGCTCAGGCCTACTCCGACGCCCAAGCCACCCAGCTCATCAGAACCTCGAACACCAAGTCCCCGACGGACATCGCCATCCACCAAGCGGAGCGCTCCCCGCCTGGTCACCCATCTCGCCAACGACAAGCGGCCCCACCCTTCTCGGGTGGGGCCGCTGTTGATACAAAACGTCTACGCTTCGGCGCCCGAGGCGGCAGGGGCGCTCGAAGCCCCCTCCTTGCGGCGCAGGACCCAGGCGATGAGCCCGGCGCCCACCAGGACCATCGGCACGCTCAGGAGCTGGCCCATGGACAGGTTGCCGATCACGAAGCCCAGCTGCGGGTCGGGGTTGCGCAAAAACTCGATGCCGAAGCGGATGACGCCGTAGCCGATCAGGAAGGTGCCTAGCAGCACGCCGGGCTTGGGGCGGCGCGTGCTCATGAAGAACAGCAGCAGGAAGAGCACGATGCCTTCCAAGCCGAACTCGTAGAGCTGCGACGGGTGACGTGGCAGGCCATCGCCAGCGGTGGGGAAGACCATGCCCCACGGCAGATCGGTGGGCCGGCCCCACAGCTCCCCGTTGATGAAGTTGCCGAGGCGACCGAGGCCGAGGCCCAAGGGCACCGCGACCATCACGATGTCGGCCATCTCGAGGAACTTGAGCTTGTGCTTGCGGCAGTAGTACCAGCCCGCCACGATGGTGCCGATGAGGCCCCCGTGGAAGGACATGCCCCCGTGCCACACCGCGAGGATCTCGAGCGGGTGCGCCAGGTAGTCCTTGAGGTTGTAGAAGAGGATGTAGCCGAGGCGCCCGCCGAGGATCACGCCCATGATGAGGGTCATGATGAAGTCGGCCACGTCGCCTTCGGGCATAACGATGCCGCGGCGCTTCACCTGGGCCTTGACGATGAAGTAGGTGAGCAAGAAGCCCAGGCCGTACATCACGCCGTACCAGTGGACCCGCAGGGGCCCCAGGGTGTGGCCGGCCACGTCGAGGGGGCCGAGCTGGAGGGCAACCGGGTTGAGCGGTGGAAATTGCAGCATGGCTTCAGTCTACCACGTCGGAAAGGCGCTGTTCGAAGTTGAGCGAGAAGGTTCCCTTGGCGGGCATTTCCAGGCGCCAGTGGGGCATCATGCACGAGCTCTGGTAGACTCGCTCGAAGCCTCCCTCCGACATGGAGATGGTCTCGACGGGGAAGCGCCAGACCGTCGCCGGCCGATCCCAGCTCAGGCGGTAGTCGATGCCGGTGAAGACGTCCTTGATGCCGATGGCCTTGAGATCCGCAAGCTCCCCCTTCGAGCCCAGGCGCGGGTCGGGGATGATGGTGCCGGGGCTGTAGTAGTAGCGGTCCGGAGCGTTCCCCGCCAGGAAGTTGGCGTTGAACTCGACGCCGAACCAGAGGCTCACCGGGCGCTCCAGGCCGTTCTCGAGGGTGTAGGCCACTTTCGCCACGGCCTCGCCCGCCTTGGGAATGACGAAGCGCTTTTTCACGGTGATCGGCCAGAACTCGGAGCCGACCCACACGTGCCCGTCACGCTTGAAGGTGAGGGCCACCTCGTCGGGGCCGTCCTCGCGCGTCAGGACGTAGGCCTGGTTCACGAAATCCCCCTGCTCGCCGTAGCTCATGTCGTAGAACGAGTCGAGGCGCGAATCCGGGTGCAGGAAGTGATCGAGGAAGGAGAGCCGGCGGTACCAATCATGGAAGAGGAAGCGCTCGAGACCCGCCTCCTTGGTGAGCACCACGTCGTAGATGGCGCGCAGGCCGCCCTCGCGCCTGAAGGCCTCGAGGGTGGTGGCGCGGGCGATCTTGCTGTGGTAGGCCTCGGTGCGACGCGCGAGGGTGTCCAGCACGTTGAAGGCGCAGGGCTTGTAGTCGAGCTCGAAGAGCGCGCCCCCCTCCAGGTTGAAGTAGAGGTTCTGCTGCTTGGTCGAGATCAGGACCTCGGGCTTGCCGTCGCAGTCGAAATCTCGCTCCGCCACCTCCAGGAACTCCGCCCCCTGGTGGATCAGGTCGTCCGAGAGGGTCTCAGCCTTGAGCAGGGCCCGGTAGTTGGCCGAGCGCAGGTGCGAAAGGTAGAGGCCTCCGAACACCCCGTGCCAGTAGGGATCGCTGGACTGCCCCTGCCAGAGGGCCTCTTGGGCCTCGGGGGGACGGCCTGCGGCCTCGACCTTCTCGGCGACCAGGAGCATCTTCTTGTGGAGGTTGTTGCTCTCGGGGTAGCGCACCAGGAAGTTGCGCCACATGCCCCCGCGCAGGAAGTTGCCGTGGCGCTCGTTGAGCTGCGCGCGGGCCTCGGCGTAGAGCTTGGCCTCTTCGGGGGGCAGGGCCCACTCCTGCATCTGCACGTAGGTCGCGCTGGGCAGGTAGATCCGGCCGAAGGGACGGCGATCCGCCCGGTAGTCCCGAACGGTGGTGCAGTTGATCCAGTCGGAGTGGTCCTCGAGCAGCCGGAAGAAGCGATCGAGCCAGCCGTTCTCGTAGACCGCCTTGTGGGTGTTGGGCCAGACGCCGAACTTCTCACCGTCGTCGAGGCACAGGGCGATGCGGTTGCCGTCCGGCGAGGCGTTGGCGCGCAGGTACTCGAGGACGCGCTCGGGGGCCTCGAACGGGATGAGCCGCATCAGCTCGGAGTTGATCGGGAAGAGCTCGAGCATGCGGCCCTGCTCCTCGGTCTGGTAGTAGCCGAAGAGCTGAGGGCCTCTCAGGCCCGCCGCCTTGAAGATGGTGTCGTCGAGGGCCGTCCAGGCGCACCCCGCCTCGGCGATCGGCTTGACCAGGTGGGGCTCCCAGACCCGCTCGGCGAGCCACATCCCCTCGGGGGTCGTGCCGAACTGGGCCTCGATCAGCGCGGTCAGGCGCTCGATTTGCTGGATCTTGTCCCGATCAGGGATGACGGCGAGCACCGGCGCATGGAAGCCGCCGGTGATGAGCTCGACTTGCTTGCGATCGCTCAGGACCTTGAGTTTGGCGATGAACTCGGGGTGGTGCTCCAGGAGCCATTCGAGCAAGGCCCCGGAGTAATGCAACGTGACGCGGACGCCGGGATGGCGCGCGAGGACCTCGAGAAACGGCAAGTAGGCGCTGGCGTAGGCCTCCTCGATGACCCAGTCCCAGTTCCCGAAGGGCTGGTGGTTGTGCACCCCCAAGGTGAAGTTGATGGTCGGCTGATCGGAGAGGAGCATGGAGAGTACCTGTGGAGTAGGTCGGCCGGATATGGAGCACCCGATGAAACCAGGCATAGTAGCCGATATCAGCCGCTAAGGCGGCTAAAAAGGAACAGTTTCGTCAGGCGCTCAATGCTACCAAGGACACCATACCATCCGGAAAGGCTGGCAGCCAGAGCTAGCGCGGCGCCATGACGAGGCGCAGGGCCACGTTCCCGACCGCCTCCAAGCTCGAAGGGGCACACTGGGCGGGCAGGTCGTGGATCGTGTGCCAGTGAGGGTAATCGAAGTCGATCACATCGACGAAGGGCACCCCCGCATCGAGGAAAGGCAGGTGATCGTCCTCGATGGCGGGCCCGACGCGATCCGGGAAGCTCGCCCCGTAGCCCAGGGTGCGGGCCGTCTTGACGACCCGGTCACTGAGCGAGCGAGCCCGCGCGTCGGAGTTGGCCTCGCGCAGGACCTCGAGATCCCGGTCCCCCACCATGTCGAGCAAGAGGCCCCAGGCGGGCAGATCGCCCCGGTGGCGCCGGACGTACTCGCGCGAGCCGTAGAACATGGTCTCGGCGGTGTCCCCCCAGTCCTCGCCGTCGAAGAGCACCAGGCGCACCTCGCGCGGCGGCGGGCTCGAACGCAGGGCGCGGGCGAGTTCGAGCACCACCGCCGCCCCCGAGGCCCCGTCGTTGGCGCCCGGGGTCGGCTGCCGCCGGTGCTCGGGGTGCGGATCCTGCTCGGATCGCGGGCGCGAGTCCCAGTGAGCGGCGACCATGGCGGGATCCCCCTTGCCAGGGGCGAAGACCGCAACCACGTTGGTCAAGGACAGGGTGCGCCCCCCGTCCTTGACCGAGAAGCGCTCGAGCTTCACCTGCGGCGCGTAGCGCCGAAGCTCGGCCTCGAAGTAAGCAATCGCCTTGGTATGCGCGTCAGAGCCAGGCACCCTCGGCCCGAGGGCTACCTGGGCCTCCAGGTGGCGAAAGGCCGCCGTCCCCGAGACGCTCGCGGGGGGCGCCGCCTGAGCGACGCTCGCCGCGAGCAGCAGCGAGAGACTGAGCCAGCCCGACGCCATCAGGCGGGCTCGGCTACCCCATGACCAGCAGCGTAACGATCTCACCGGGCGCTACCTCCAGTCGAATCGAACCGGCGCCCAGCTCACGGCCGGGAGCCTCCGTCAGGTCGGAAGTTGCAAGAGCGCGGTGCGGCAGCGCAACGCCGAGATCGGTCTCGACGCGCTCCGCGGTCGGGTTGTAGAGCCTGATCGCCAGGTGCTCGGAGCCCTCGGCGCGCTTGACGGTGCTGACCACCAGGCGCGGATCCCCGATGGAGAGCCACTCATGGAGGGGCTTACCCCCCGAGAGCGAAGCCTGATCGCCGCCGAAGCCCCGAACGAGGAAGGGCGCGCCGAAGGCATGAGCCTCGAGCTGGGGTTCGCTCCAGTCGCCCCGGTAGGGCAAGAGGGCGTAGGCGAAGCGCTGGGGGCCGAGGCACTGGGCCTCGGGGGTCTCGAGCTTGGGGCCCGCGCCGCCGCCCCGGGTGCGCAGGTCGTCGCGAGAGAGCCAACCGACGCAGCGCAGGAGGGTGACGTAGACCGCCCAGGCCCCCTCGGGACCGGGGGCCACCTCGGCCTCGGGCAGGCCGACATTGGCGACCATCAGGGAGTTCTCGCCCTCGACCGCGCTCCAGCCCTGCTGGGGGAAGGTGGTGGGGTCGGCCTCCCGGTGGCGGGCCACCGGCAGCTCGGGCAGGCGAGTGGTCGGCTTGCGCTCGGTGACCGCGAACTGATTCTCGCTCAGCACCCGGACATCGCCTTTCAGGCCCGTGCCGAGGCGAACGCGCAGGCGGTGGTCCTTGACCCGGTTGTCCAATTCCGTCACGACCTCGACGGCTCGCGAGCCCGCGCGCAGGGTGAAGCGGCTCAGCACGATCGTGGCCACGTTGCGCTTGCTGCGGCCCGTCCGGTCCGGGGTGAGGGCCTCGGGCAGCTCCAGCCGATAGACCACCCTCAGGACCGCCTCGACCGGCGTGACCTTCTCGACGATCCAGTGCTCGAGCTGGCTGTGGACCAGGCGATCGCGCTCGGGGGGCGAGTAGTTGTACTCGTCACCCGCATCCGCCCCGTCCTCGAAGGCATGCACGTCCGGGTACACCACCCCGGACTCCAGGTCCTCCAGGTGCAGGGCCCCATCCTTCACGAAGAGGCGCAAGAACTCGTTGGAGATGCTGTAGGGGCCGGAGGCCGTCACGGGCTCCAGCGGCTGCGGGGCGCCGGACGCCGCGTAGAGGGCGGTGACGCCCATGGCCGGGACCTCCTCGAGCCAGGCGCTGAAGGTGAAGCGCTTGACCGGCCGCCAGTCCGGGAAGAGGTCGATGTCCGAGTAGAAAGCCTCGGTGTCCTCGACCTTGTCCAGCACGCAGGGCACGGGGTTGCCGGCCGCATCGACCAGGTGCGCCTCGTCGGGCGCCCCCTCGCGGGGCCACTCGATCGCAACCTGACACAGGCCGCTGCGCGGCTGGCTCAAGGGGTTGTAGACCAGCGCACCCGGGCGATCGCCCTTGGGCGCCATCGCGAGCATGGCCCGGTCCAGCAAGACCTGCCCCAGCTCGCGGGCCTCGGAGAAGCGCGACATCATCTCCTGGTGGACCGCGTCGATCGAGCAGCCGCAGATGGAGTCGTGGGGCTGGTTCAAGAGGATGTTGCGCCAGCCTTCCTGGAGGTAGCCCTCGGGCACTTCGACGCCGAGCTTGGTCACCAGGGCGCTCAGGGGATCCACGTAGCGCTCGAAGAGGGTCTGCACCTCGGCGTTGGCCTGCTTGAGGTACATACGCGCCGACAGGACGTCGGGCAAGAGGTAGGCGAGGCCCACCCCGAAGGAGCGCAGCTCGCCCTTGACCACCGGCGCGCCGTCGGGCGCGGCGAAGAAGGCATCCTCCAGGCGGCCGAGGCGGATCGTTCCCTCACCCCAGCGCTGCTGGATCGCCTGGACGATCGAAGGCAGCTCGGGGTTGGGGGCCAGGTGGTCGCAGCCCGAGAGCAAGAGCATCCGGTCGTGCTTGTGCAGTTCGAGGAACTCGTCGAAGCGCGCCATGCGCACCTCGAGGGGCAAATCGCCCCACAACAGGACGTTGCAGTAGCCGCTCGGCAACAGGGTCGTCGCGATCCGCTCGCCGCTGGGCGCCTCCCACCAGAACTGCTCGTCGTCGAGGCGCACCCCGCGCCAGATGACCGCCCGGTCCATGCCGAAGCCGCGCAGGATGGCGGGAATCTGGGAAACGTGCCCGAACATATCGGGCAAGTAGCCGACCGAGCGCGTCTCGCCGAACTGACGCATCAGGCGCCGGCCGAACTGCAGGTTGCGGATCAGGCTCTCGCCGCTGACGAGGAACTCGTCGGGCAGGATGTACCAGGGGCCGATGGCGAGCTTGCCCGCAGCGACCAGCGCAGCGAGCCGCTCGCGGTTCTCGGGCTTGATGGCCAGGTAGTCCTCCAGCATCACCGTCTGGCCGTCCAAGAGGAAGTGCGGCAGGGTCCCTTGCTCGAGCAGGTCCAGGACCCGATCGACCACCTCCACCAGGCGCAGGCGGTAGGACTGGAAGGTGCGGTACCACTCGCGATCCCAGTGGGTGTGAGGAACGACGACGACTTCTTTGGTCTGCAAGCGGCAAACTCCTAATGTCTTTCCTTCGGGTCAGCGAGAGATGAGCTCTCGATCATCTTGCCTGCGCTGCCCCCATCTCTCGCAGCCCTACGGAAAAGCCGCAGGCGCTGATGGTTGATGGCCGAGCCGATTCCAGACAGGGTAGCCGAGTTTCGATGGATTGAAAAGGCGCCCCCAGCGCCGTGAAATCTTCGTTTCGATCACGTTAAACGGCCGGATCCGGGGAAGAGATCCAGAACGCCCGGGAACCGAAAGCGCCCTTCCCGGGTCTTAAGCTCTAACCGCGATCGCGCCCCTCGACCACAGGAGCACGCCATGAGCAACCTCGTCGGCCCCGGGAACTCCCCGCATCGCCCCCAGTGGGCGCACTCGGCTCCCCGCCCCCACGAGCGCTCCAAGCGCCCCGATCCCCAAGGTTCCAGGCCCCAGCGACACCCGGACGGGCTTTCGCTGAGTGCCACGGCCAGCGCCCTCTCGTCGGGCGAGGCCACCCAGGCGCTCGCCTTGCTCAAGCGCCTGACGGAGCGCCCCGGCGGGATCCTCAAGGACGCCGACGGCCACACGCTCACGCCCGATCAAGCCCTCGAGCACCTCGCCAACGGCCAGGAAGTGGTCGCGCGGGTCTCGCCCGAAGGGGGCAAGACCCGCAGCGCCAGCGCCCTGCTTTTTGCGATCGAGGACATTCGCCCGATGGCCATGCGCCTCGCGCAGGCCTGATTCGCGCTACCGCGTCTTGGCCAGGACCTTGTCGCGGTAGAGGGTCTCGATCTCCTCGCGATACTTGTCCGCCACCACTCGGCGCTTCAGCTTGAAGGTCGGGGTCAGCTCGCCGCCCTCGAAGGTGAAGGCGTGGGCGAGCGCCTGAAAGCGCTGGATCCGCTCGCGAGCGGACAGGGCAGCGTTCACCGCCTCGACGACTTCGTGCAGCGCCTCGCGCACGGGTGAGAGCGACACGAGCTCCACGTCGTTCTTCCAGTCATGGCCGGCCTCGGCCGCGATACGCGCCGCCTCGCCCAGCTCCGGCACCAGGAGGACGGTCATGTGCCGGCGGCCTTCGCCGAGCAGCATGGCCTGAGCGACGAGGGGATGGGCGAGGAGGCGGCGCTCGATGGGCTGCGGCGCCACCTTGAGGCCGTCAGCGAGTGCCAGCAGCTCCTGCTTGCGATCGACCAGGGTCAGATAGCCCTCGTCGTCCAGCTCTCCGAGATCCCCGGTGCGCAGCCAGCCCTCGGCGTCGAGGACCTCGCGGGTGGCCGTCTCGTCGTTCCAGTAGCCCTTCATGACGTTGGGGCCCCGCACGATGATCTCGCCGTCCGCCGACAGGCGGATGGTCACCCCGGGAAGGGCGCGGCCGACCGTCCCCAGCTTGATGGCCTCGGGCGGGTTGAGGGTCAGGACCGGCGCGCACTCGGTCAGGCCGTAGCCCTCCGCCACCGGCACGCCCACGGCCTGGAAGAAGCAGCCCAGCTCGTGCGAGAGGGGGGCCCCGCCCGAGACGATGAAGCGCAGGCGGCCGCCGAGGGCCTCGCGCACCTGCCTGAAGACCAGCCGGTCGGCGGCGTGGTACAGGGCGTTGGTCGGGAAGGTCACCCGGCCGTCCTCTTGCATGACCTTGTGGAAGAACTCGCCGATCTCGAGGGCGGCCCAGAACAGCTCGCGCTTGAGGGGAGCCTCGGCCTCGAGCTGGGCGATGGTGCGACGGTAGAAGGTCTCGAGGATGCGCGGCACCGCGCAGAAGAAGGTCGGCCGAACCTCCGCGAGGTTCTGGGCGAGGGTCTCCAGGCGCTCGGCATAGGCGACCGAGGCCCCGACCGCCAGCGAGGCGTAGCAGGCGCTACGCTCCAGGACGTGCGACAGCGGCAAGAAGGAGAGGGCCACGTCATCGGGGGTCAGGCCCAGGGCCGAGACCGAGGCGTGGGCGTTGGAGGTGAGGTTGCCGTGGGTGAGCATGGCCCCCCGGGGCGCGCCGGTGGTGCCCGAGGTGTAGACGATCGAGGCCAGGTCGTCCGGACGCAGCATCTCGCGGCGGCTGCGGAGCTCGCCGGCGTGGCGCGACAGCAGGGCCTCGCCCCGGACCAGGGCCTCGTGGTAGGTCACCAGGCCGTCGACCGGCTCGAGGGGCTCGTCGAAGACCAGCGTCAAGCGCAGGGAAGGGACCTTGGAAGCGATCTGCCGCAGCTTGGCGAGCTGGGCGGGGGTGGAGGCGATG
The DNA window shown above is from bacterium and carries:
- a CDS encoding prolipoprotein diacylglyceryl transferase, with protein sequence MQFPPLNPVALQLGPLDVAGHTLGPLRVHWYGVMYGLGFLLTYFIVKAQVKRRGIVMPEGDVADFIMTLIMGVILGGRLGYILFYNLKDYLAHPLEILAVWHGGMSFHGGLIGTIVAGWYYCRKHKLKFLEMADIVMVAVPLGLGLGRLGNFINGELWGRPTDLPWGMVFPTAGDGLPRHPSQLYEFGLEGIVLFLLLFFMSTRRPKPGVLLGTFLIGYGVIRFGIEFLRNPDPQLGFVIGNLSMGQLLSVPMVLVGAGLIAWVLRRKEGASSAPAASGAEA
- a CDS encoding DUF1926 domain-containing protein, coding for MLLSDQPTINFTLGVHNHQPFGNWDWVIEEAYASAYLPFLEVLARHPGVRVTLHYSGALLEWLLEHHPEFIAKLKVLSDRKQVELITGGFHAPVLAVIPDRDKIQQIERLTALIEAQFGTTPEGMWLAERVWEPHLVKPIAEAGCAWTALDDTIFKAAGLRGPQLFGYYQTEEQGRMLELFPINSELMRLIPFEAPERVLEYLRANASPDGNRIALCLDDGEKFGVWPNTHKAVYENGWLDRFFRLLEDHSDWINCTTVRDYRADRRPFGRIYLPSATYVQMQEWALPPEEAKLYAEARAQLNERHGNFLRGGMWRNFLVRYPESNNLHKKMLLVAEKVEAAGRPPEAQEALWQGQSSDPYWHGVFGGLYLSHLRSANYRALLKAETLSDDLIHQGAEFLEVAERDFDCDGKPEVLISTKQQNLYFNLEGGALFELDYKPCAFNVLDTLARRTEAYHSKIARATTLEAFRREGGLRAIYDVVLTKEAGLERFLFHDWYRRLSFLDHFLHPDSRLDSFYDMSYGEQGDFVNQAYVLTREDGPDEVALTFKRDGHVWVGSEFWPITVKKRFVIPKAGEAVAKVAYTLENGLERPVSLWFGVEFNANFLAGNAPDRYYYSPGTIIPDPRLGSKGELADLKAIGIKDVFTGIDYRLSWDRPATVWRFPVETISMSEGGFERVYQSSCMMPHWRLEMPAKGTFSLNFEQRLSDVVD
- a CDS encoding M28 family peptidase — its product is MASGWLSLSLLLAASVAQAAPPASVSGTAAFRHLEAQVALGPRVPGSDAHTKAIAYFEAELRRYAPQVKLERFSVKDGGRTLSLTNVVAVFAPGKGDPAMVAAHWDSRPRSEQDPHPEHRRQPTPGANDGASGAAVVLELARALRSSPPPREVRLVLFDGEDWGDTAETMFYGSREYVRRHRGDLPAWGLLLDMVGDRDLEVLREANSDARARSLSDRVVKTARTLGYGASFPDRVGPAIEDDHLPFLDAGVPFVDVIDFDYPHWHTIHDLPAQCAPSSLEAVGNVALRLVMAPR
- a CDS encoding long-chain fatty acid--CoA ligase, which produces MVTTVPAMFQATITRFAERPALLAKEGGRYRPTSYSEVARKVDALGAYLLESGVGVGERVALLSENRPEWAIADQAVLGIGAVDVPLYPTLDAEAIARALNDCGACAVIASTPAQLAKLRQIASKVPSLRLTLVFDEPLEPVDGLVTYHEALVRGEALLSRHAGELRSRREMLRPDDLASIVYTSGTTGAPRGAMLTHGNLTSNAHASVSALGLTPDDVALSFLPLSHVLERSACYASLAVGASVAYAERLETLAQNLAEVRPTFFCAVPRILETFYRRTIAQLEAEAPLKRELFWAALEIGEFFHKVMQEDGRVTFPTNALYHAADRLVFRQVREALGGRLRFIVSGGAPLSHELGCFFQAVGVPVAEGYGLTECAPVLTLNPPEAIKLGTVGRALPGVTIRLSADGEIIVRGPNVMKGYWNDETATREVLDAEGWLRTGDLGELDDEGYLTLVDRKQELLALADGLKVAPQPIERRLLAHPLVAQAMLLGEGRRHMTVLLVPELGEAARIAAEAGHDWKNDVELVSLSPVREALHEVVEAVNAALSARERIQRFQALAHAFTFEGGELTPTFKLKRRVVADKYREEIETLYRDKVLAKTR